The Anaerolineae bacterium genome contains a region encoding:
- a CDS encoding AI-2E family transporter, protein MSTEWNKTTKHIVAVGMALFGLYLLYLSAPVLKIFGIAALVAFLLMPVVTFLHKRLKIPRVLATLLSYLVLIVVILLAPLVMLPPVIDGFNVIAGINYQALTENLFRWTEETLVTLSQVQTSILGFSIDLSSVVKPALEALRNTSLTKVMVLPSYENIFTSVRPALSLTLGVATNLAGSVVTGALALILILVYSIYFSLDANKLGPRFLRVVPEAYRPEIATLLNRLSVTWRAYFRGQIILMFTVGTITLIGNSALGLPGAFSLAVIAGLLELIPNFGPFIAVVPAIVVALLQGSAYWEVNNFIFALMVIGFYILVQQVENNFIVPRVLGGAVKLHPLVIMGGVVVGATVAGIAGALLAAPVIASGKEIMSYLYAKILGQDPFPPTQEAPNEESILWQERLQGLWAWWRRFIAQWSNRWKPAKKEQEPQSKSLQEGQGLDKVRSEQGE, encoded by the coding sequence TTGAAGATCTTTGGTATTGCGGCTTTGGTGGCCTTCTTATTAATGCCGGTGGTCACTTTTCTCCACAAGCGTCTGAAAATACCCCGGGTGTTGGCTACTCTGCTCTCGTACCTGGTGTTGATTGTAGTCATACTCCTGGCCCCCCTGGTCATGCTTCCCCCTGTTATTGATGGTTTTAATGTTATTGCCGGCATCAATTATCAGGCTCTGACCGAGAACCTGTTCCGCTGGACCGAAGAAACATTGGTTACCCTCAGCCAGGTACAAACCTCGATCCTGGGCTTTAGTATCGATCTTTCGAGTGTAGTTAAACCGGCCCTGGAGGCGCTACGTAACACCAGCCTGACCAAGGTTATGGTGCTGCCCTCCTATGAGAACATTTTTACATCCGTTCGTCCGGCCTTGTCTCTCACGCTCGGGGTAGCGACCAACCTGGCCGGATCGGTAGTTACGGGCGCGCTGGCGCTGATCCTGATCCTCGTGTACTCCATTTATTTCAGCCTGGATGCCAATAAACTAGGCCCCAGGTTCTTAAGGGTTGTCCCCGAAGCCTACCGCCCGGAAATAGCCACACTCCTGAACCGGCTGAGCGTAACCTGGCGGGCCTACTTTAGAGGGCAGATCATTCTGATGTTTACCGTCGGGACGATCACTTTAATTGGCAACAGCGCCTTGGGCCTGCCGGGCGCTTTCAGTCTGGCCGTTATAGCCGGTCTACTGGAACTTATTCCCAATTTTGGCCCTTTCATCGCCGTCGTTCCGGCCATCGTTGTGGCCTTGCTGCAAGGCTCGGCTTATTGGGAGGTTAACAATTTCATTTTTGCTTTAATGGTGATAGGTTTCTACATTCTGGTGCAACAGGTGGAAAACAACTTTATTGTGCCTCGGGTTCTGGGTGGGGCGGTTAAGTTACATCCCTTGGTCATTATGGGAGGCGTTGTCGTTGGGGCCACCGTCGCCGGTATTGCCGGCGCGCTGCTGGCCGCGCCGGTGATCGCCTCGGGCAAAGAAATTATGAGTTATCTGTACGCCAAAATTCTAGGCCAGGATCCGTTTCCCCCTACTCAGGAAGCGCCAAACGAAGAATCGATTTTGTGGCAAGAACGACTTCAAGGGCTGTGGGCTTGGTGGCGACGGTTCATCGCTCAGTGGTCAAACCGTTGGAAGCCGGCTAAGAAAGAGCAAGAGCCTCAATCTAAATCCTTACAGGA